In Macaca nemestrina isolate mMacNem1 chromosome 14, mMacNem.hap1, whole genome shotgun sequence, the sequence tgtcttgaaaaaaaaaaaaaaaaaaaaaaagatgcttaatGGCTCCATCACATACTACCACTGGACTCCACCAGGATTTGTTTAAATATTCTTCTATGGTTGAACATTAAGattattacagtttttttttgttactacaaataatgctgttATTAATATCCTTATGTCCAAATCTTTGTGCCCTTTATTATTTACTTAGACTAGATTCCTAGAAGTAGAGGTGTTGGGTCAAGGGGTCTGGAAGTTTTAAAGGCCCTTGATTCATATTTCCAACTTACTTTCTAGGAAGTTCATATTAAATTATCcccatttccaccagcagtgtatgacaCTGCCTACCTCACTACACAGTACCTAACAGTGGACATTGTGTTACACAAGAGAGGGAATGGTATCTAATTAGTGACCTTGCTAAAAATCAATCTGATTGTAAACCCCCAGAGCCCACAgaataaaacccaaactcctGTCATGTATGCAAGGCCCAGCAGAATGGCATGGCCACTGGCATGGCTGCTGACAACCTTCTCTCATGCGTGGTCAGGCAGGCTTGGGTGTCTCTCACTCCTCCAGCTgtgcttctctgtgcctctgttctGGCCAGCAGAGGAAGCAGGGAGAAAGCCCTGGGAGGGGAATCATGCAGGAGCTGTGCTTACCTATAGCCGGGGGCAGGAAAGGTACTGCTGCTCACAGGCCAACCCCACTGCTCCTGTTGTACAGATGGTACCATAGAGgcgagggcagggcagggaatgGAAATACTCTGTGAATCTGGGTCAATGTCCACTGCCTGTCCACTGAGTCATCAGGAAGGAAAGCTGGAAGAGGCTGAGCACCAGGCAGGGACAGCTATGGCAGGGTCCCAGGGCATGAGGTGAGGATGGGTAGAACAAGCCCCCTCAAGTCAGGTGAGGCCTGGATCCCAGGAAAGGGGGCACtggaagctgctgctgctgctgctgggcggggtgaggtgggaggaatggtGAGGCTCCAGGCTCTGGCTGGATGATTGGTGTCCCAGGGCCTGACAGGTCTGGGAATCTTGGACTTTGGGCCTTGTtttggttaatactgagtgtcaacttgattggattgtgGGATACAAAGTATGAATCCTGGGTGTGttctgtgtgggtgttgccaaaagagattcaCATGTGAGTCaatgggctggggaaggcagatccaccctaaTCTGGTGGGCACTATCTAATCAGTTTCCAGTGAATAGAAAGCAGGCAGCAAACTGTAAAAAGGAGAGacaggcctagcctcccagcctacatctttctcccgtgctggatgttTCCTTCCCTTGAatattggactccaagttcttcagtttggggacttggactggctttccttgctcctcagcttacagacagcctattgtggaaccttgtgatcatgtaagttaatacttaataaactcctctttatatatatatatcaatatatacatatcttctattagttctgtccctctaagagaaccgtGACTAATACAGGCCTCATCGCTGCCTCTACTTTCACCTGCCAGGGAGGCTAGGCCATTCCCGTCATCTGTGGACTCCGTCTCAGCTCTGCTCAGATTTGGGAAGAACTCCAGGCTCTGCCATTGTCACCCCTACACTGACATGTTTATATCTCTAAGACACTTGTGCAGGGCCTAGGGTTGGGCAAGGCTGGGCCTTGGGAGAGGGAAGAATCTGACACTCCCTGCTCTTGGAGTAATGCTGAAAACACAGAGGCACAGCAAGAGGAGCAAGGCAGGGTGGCTTCCTGGTGGAGGTGGTGTTTGAGCTGGGCCTGAAGGGTCGGGCAGTCAGTCCTTTTACATATGGAGTAGTGtgctggggatgggggagggggtgctgcttCGTGGGGAGGACCCAAGGAGAGCACAGAGCTGGGCGGTGCAGGGCATGTGGGGGTCACATCTGGCTGGTGTGTGAGGCTGTGAGGAGGGAGatagggtgggaggggaggaaggcTGGGGAGTCAGTCAGGCAGGACCAGCTTGTGAGGGCCTCAAATGCCCCACTGAAGAGCTTCCACTTTGTCCTGAGAACAGTGGGGAGCCACCTAAGGATTTCAGTGAGAAGAGTGATACAATCACATGTGCATTTCAAAAAGATGCCCCATGAAGGAAAGATTGTAGGGAGGAACAGGACTGAAGTCTTGGGACCAGCCAGGAGGCGGGTGTGAAGGCCAGGGTGATGCTGAGAGCTGACCTAtggcagtggcaggggcaggagcAGAGGGTGATTTGAGGGCTGTTCTGTGGCAGGATCGGCGGGACTTGGTGCTGCCTTGCTGGGATGAAGATACCAGACCGGTAGCCCTAGCCCTGCCACATCCTCACTGGCATTGGCATATGATGGCCTCAGCCACTAACCTGAAACTTGCATCTGTACAGAGCCCCACCGTCCCTCACCTGGAGGTCCAGCTCCTGCCCCACGCCTTCTTGGtggcctccttcacctccttgcTCCTCAGGCTGTAGATGATGGGGTTCAACATGGGTGTGACCATGGCGTAGAGGACTGTGAAGACCTCATCAGAGATGTGGGCTTCCTTGCTCTTGGGCTTCATGTACATGAAGATGATGGTGCTGTAGAAAAGCAGCACCACAGCCAGGTGTGCTGAGCAGGTGGAGAAGGCTTTGCGGCACCCAGCAGCCGAGGGCACCCTCAGGATGGTGGCCAGGATGAGCAAGTAGGACAGGCAAATGAATGCCAGGGGCACAGGCAGCAGCAGGATGGAGCCCACCAGCAGGAAGACTTCGCTGACCGATGTGTTACCGCACGTCAGCTTCAGCACCGCCAGGATCTCGCAGGTGAAGTGACTGACCACGTGGTGGCCACAGAAGGGCAGCCTCATGGCAATGACTGTCTCAGTCACCGACTTGAGGAGGCAGAGGACCCAGGCAGCTCCCACCAGCAGCACACAGAGCCGGTGGTTCATGAGCACGCGGTACCTGAGTGGCTGGCAGATGGCCAGGTAGCGGTCGTAGGCCATGATAGCCAGCAGCAGGCACTCCGTGGAGCCCGTGGACAGGCTCAGACACATCTGGATGGCACAGCCAGTAAAGGAGATGGTCTTCCGGGATGACAGGAGGTGGACCAGCATCAGGGGCACAAAGGTGGACATGTAGCAGATGTCCAGGGTGGATAGGTTGCCCAGGAAGAAGTACATGGGCGTGTGCAGGTGGACATCTAGCACGCTCACTGCCACAATGGCTGTGTTCCCCAGCAGGGTCACCAGGTACATGACGGAGCACAGAGGGAAGAGCAGGTGCTCTAGGGCTGGGTAGCCAGAAAATCCTTTCAGAAAGAATGTGGACACCCCTGTTCCATTGAGCGGCTGCATGCTGCAGAGTTCTGAAGGGATGATCCACAGTTGGGATGAAAGGAGAGAGGGTACGGGGCGCGGGGAAGCTCACAGAGCCCCTTCTGGGACGAGATGGACTGTCAGGATCTTTTCCAGCACTACCACACTTGCTCTCTGTGATGTCGGGCAATCCCTTTaccctctctaggcctcagtttctccatgtgAAAAGTGAGGATTGATTTAGATCAGCATTCCCTGAATGTTAATCAGAATATTAGTAAGCAATCTGAAAAACCAATTTGAGACAACATttgattaataaaaaataaagctctttactgcaggacttctcagagcctttaaatGCTAATGTGATCTATGACTCCCACAAAGCAATGTAGAACATGTGTACCCCAGACTTATTTGATCATGGATCCCCTTTTACAGAACACCCGTTAACCTACTGCAGATAAGTGTTCTATGAACATAGTCTGGGAAACAGTGGGCTAGATCaacagttctcaaactttaacatgcaccagaatcacctggaaaatttcttaaaacagaTTGTTGGGCCCCAAACCCAGTTTCTGACTCAGTGGGTCTGGGTGATGCTTCTGCTGCTGGTGCAGGTACCACACTTTGAGGAACTATTGGGCTAGATGGTCTCTGAGCAGGTGGAGATTCTCCTGGCTTTAAGGAAGCCTCTGAGCCATCGCATTTGCTATTCCCACTGTCTGGAATGTCCTCGGCCTGCAGTGGTCTGACCTGTCTCTTCAGGCCTACTGTAGTGTCCATGAACAAAGCATACACCATGCTGTGTGTCAGAGGGGCTGCTGACCTTGAAGGCTGTTGGTGGGCATGttcccctgccccctgcccaggGCCTGTTTCATTAGCTACCCTCTGTGGATTGGACCTTCATAATCTGCCTTCCTGTGGGTATCCCAGCTAAAATCTGATGGAGCTCTTGGCTCAGCTCCAAACCCCTCTGTTCTGTGGGCCAGAGCCAGGGTTGCTTTGACTTCATGAACTCCAAGGGTATTAGCATGGAACATGCCCAGAGGCCAACTTGTTGGATCTCCCATTGTATAGATGGGGATGCTGAGGTCACACAACAGGTCTCTGGTGAGGTGAAGCTAGAATCCAGCCCTCCCAACATACACCATGCTCAGAGTGGGTGTATGCTTCTATTAGGTTTCAAACAATGCTTGTTCTTTTACTATTCTAGATGGATATCTGTGCCCCACATGCTGCCACTATCCTCTCACCAGCAAAAGAGCATGAGTCACCTCTCTTTAGTGTTCCAGGGTATCTGGCATGGTGTCATAATTCCCATGGGACATGATGCCAAAGCCTGGGCCGAGCACAGTTCCTCTCAGTGCCTCCCTTACAGGAGACCACTTCTATCTTTTATTCCTCCCTCACTTACTCACCCCAGAACCCGGAAGTGACTGAggacctactacatgccaggtggTGCCAGATGTGAGGGACCACCGAGGACAGGTGTACTCCCAGGCTGCTGAGTGCAAACCCTTCCTAGGCAGAGAGGACCCCCAACTCTCCCATACCCAGCCTCCCCTCCCCCGACTCCCATACCCAgccccccctcccccaactcttCCATACccagcctccccctcccccaactctcCCATACCCAGCCTCCCCTCCCCCGACTCCCATACccagcctccccctccccctcccccactctTCCATACccagcctccccctcccccgacTCTCCTAtacccagcctctccctcccccaactcttCCATACCCAGCCTCACTCTCCCCCCACTCTCTCATACCCAGcatccccctcccccaactcccccATACCCAGCCTCACTCTCTCCCAACTCTTCCATACCCAGCCTCACTCTCCCCCTACTCTCTCATACCTAGCCTCACCCTTCCCTGACTCTCCCATACCC encodes:
- the LOC105485748 gene encoding olfactory receptor 13J1, with protein sequence MQPLNGTGVSTFFLKGFSGYPALEHLLFPLCSVMYLVTLLGNTAIVAVSVLDVHLHTPMYFFLGNLSTLDICYMSTFVPLMLVHLLSSRKTISFTGCAIQMCLSLSTGSTECLLLAIMAYDRYLAICQPLRYRVLMNHRLCVLLVGAAWVLCLLKSVTETVIAMRLPFCGHHVVSHFTCEILAVLKLTCGNTSVSEVFLLVGSILLLPVPLAFICLSYLLILATILRVPSAAGCRKAFSTCSAHLAVVLLFYSTIIFMYMKPKSKEAHISDEVFTVLYAMVTPMLNPIIYSLRSKEVKEATKKAWGRSWTSR